In Eubalaena glacialis isolate mEubGla1 chromosome 2, mEubGla1.1.hap2.+ XY, whole genome shotgun sequence, a single genomic region encodes these proteins:
- the KATNBL1 gene encoding KATNB1-like protein 1 produces MASETHNVKKRSFCNNIEDHFIDVPRKRISNFTNKNMKEVKKSPKQLAAYITRTVGQAVKSPDKLRKVIYHRKKVHHPFQNPCHRKKQSPNSGGCDMANKENELACAGRLPEQVRQGSRPYLVSPSDSGSSQTESPSSKYSGFFSEVSQDHETMTQVLFSRNLRLNVALTFWRKRSISELVAYLVRIEDLGVVVDCLPVLTNSLQEEKQYISLGCCVDLLPLVKSLLKSKFEEYIIVGLNWLQAVIKRWWSELSSKTEIINDGNIQILKQQLSGLWEQENHLTLVPGYTGNIAKDVDAYLLQLH; encoded by the exons ATGGCATCTGAAACCCACAATGTTAAAAAACGCAGCTTTTGTAATAATATTGAAGATCATTTCATTGATGTTCCTAGAAAAAGGATCTCTAATTTCACTAATAAGAACATGAAGGAG GTTAAGAAATCTCCAAAACAGTTGGCTGCTTACATAACTAG AACAGTTGGACAAGCTGTGAAAAGCCCAGATAAACTACGTAAGGTGATCTATCACAGAAAGAAAGTTCATCATCCTTTTCAAAATCCTTGCCACAGAAAAAAGCAGTCCCCCAACAGTGGGGGCTGTGACATGGCAAATAAAGAGAATGAGCTGGCTTGTGCAGGCCGCCTCCCTGAGCAAGTGCGGCAGGGTAGTCGACCATATCTGGTTAGCCCCAGTGATTCTGGTTCTTCACAGACAGAAAGCCCATCATCAAAATATAGTGGGTTTTTTTCTGAG GTTTCTCAGGACCATGAAACAATGACACAGGTTTTGTTCAGCAGGAATTTGAGATTGAATGTAGCTTTAACTTTCTGGAGAAAGAGAAGTATAAGTGAACTTGTAGCTTATTTGGTGAG GATAGAAGACCTTGGAGTTGTGGTGGATTGCCTTCCTGTGCTCACCAATAG TTTACAGGAGGAAAAACAATACATCTCACTTGGCTGCTGTGTAGACTTGTTGCCTCTAGTAAAGTCACTACTTAAAAGCAAATTTGAAGA ATATATAATAGTTGGTTTAAACTGGCTTCAAGCAGTCATAAAAAGGTGGTGGTCAGAACTATCATCCAAAACAGAAATTATAAATGATGG aaatattcagattttaaaacaacAGTTAAGTGGATTGTGGGAACAGGAAAACCATCTTACTTTGGTTCCAGGATATACTGGTAATATAGCCAAG GATGTAGATGCTTATTTATTACAGTTGCATTGA